One window of the Rhipicephalus sanguineus isolate Rsan-2018 chromosome 2, BIME_Rsan_1.4, whole genome shotgun sequence genome contains the following:
- the LOC119381826 gene encoding uncharacterized protein LOC119381826: MTASNMRLIPLTLIAALLANVALVNGYSVYINVTSEAPTDVVQASRSDPALPFPVVLAFAAPVIALALGALKPVLLAVGLIFLTFFGLMFVPVLGEALQASLREFGSALTESLPPSLGRDMLPVVGLDTEACRTRAVCEITEEAVRKHPTVAAMLRSLTAAVQAHGNSESLLKGLLGGLSGLGCESLYPTCAQSPFDEFLEMH; the protein is encoded by the exons ATGACCGCGTCCAACATGCGGCTCATTCCGCTGACTCTTATCGCGGCCCTGCTGGCGAACGTTGCCCTTGTCAATG gcTACAGTGTGTACATCAATGTCACATCGGAGGCCCCCACCGACGTCGTCCAGGCCAGCCGTTCCGATCCGGCGTTGCCATTTCCCGTGGTTCTGGCCTTCGCCGCTCCAGTCATCGCCTTGGCCTTAGGAGCACTCAAGCCCGTACTCTTGGCCGTGGGTCTGATCTTCCTCACGTTTTTCGGCCTCATGTTCGTTCCCGTCTTGGGTGAGGCACTACAAGCCAGCTTACGTGAATTCGGCTCGGCCCTCACGGAGTCCTTGCCGCCGAGCCTGGGCCGAGACATGCTTCCAGTCGTTGGCTTGGACACCGAGGCCTGCCGGACCCGAGCCGTATGCGAGATCACCGAGGAAGCGGTACGCAAGCACCCGACTGTCGCGGCCATGCTGCGATCACTGACCGCCGCCGTTCAAGCGCACGGGAACAGCGAAAGCCTCCTGAAGGGATTGCTCGGTGGACTGTCCGGTCTCGGCTGCGAGTCTCTATACCCGACGTGCGCGCAGTCACCGTTCGACGAGTTCCTCGAGATGCACTAG